TACTGAAAGAATCGTTCGTGGCAAAGCCTCTGTATTGGGCGCTGTCTCTGGTGCAGTTGCAGGCCTGGTGGTGATTACTCCGGCGGCGGGTTATGTGACTGTGGGCGGTGCGTTAGCCATGGGTCTGATTGGTGGTGTGGTCTGTTTCTGGGGCATTACCGCACTGAAACGTTTACTTAAAGCCGATGACTCTTTGGATGCTTTTGGTCTGCATGGTGTGGGGGGGATTGTCGGTGCGATTTTAACGGCATTCTTTGCAAGTGAATTTATCATGGGGGATAAAGCGCCTGCCAATGTCATGACTCAGTTGTGGGTTCAAGTTGAAGGTGTTCTTGCGACCATTGCTTACTCTGCAGTGTGTACTTTTATCATTCTTAAAGTGATTGATTTGTTTATTGGTATCCGTGTTGAGTCTGATGAGGAACGCATGGGGCTAGATTTAAGTCAGCATGGTGAACGTATCGATTAAAAACAAAAGAATCAACATATGGTATGAAGCAGCCCAATTGGGCTGCTTTTTTTCTATATATGGTTGAAAGCTCAACATTGCCTTGAATTTTTGCTACACTTGGTGAAATACAAATTGTTCAATTAAACCGCTATGCACTGTCCATTTTGCAACGCCGCAGATAGTAAAGTCATTGACTCTCGTTTAGCCGCGGAAGGCTGTCAAATTCGCCGTCGCCGTGAATGTATTGGTTGTAGTGAGCGTTTTACCACCTTTGAAAGTTTTGAAGTGGTGATGCCAAGGGTAACCAAGTCTAATGGTAAAAATGAACCGTATGATGAAGCGAAATTACGTCGCTCGCTTATGCACGCACTTCAAAAACGGCCCATTACTCAAGAACAAATTGAAACGGTGCTCAGTGATATTCAACTACAAATTCGCCGTTTAGGTGAGCGTGATGTGCGTTCAAGAACCATTGGTGAAATTGTCATGCAGTCTTTGTTTGCACTGGATCATGTGGCCTATGTCAGATTTGCATCGGTCTATCAAGATTTCCAAGATGTGGAAGCATTTCGTCGCCAAATTGAACAAATGCAGCATCGTGGACAAGAGCATTAAGAACATTTTATTTCTTTTAATAGAAGTTGAATGCAACATTGTCTAATTTTCTTGTCTTAGAACATTGTTTCGAAATTATTGTTTCAAAAGCAGTGTCTTAAAAGCACTGTTTAAAAGTTTTGGAAAATCATGTCTGAATTCGATCAAGCTTCAAGAGCACAAGATCAAGCGTGGATGAACCGCGCAATCACTTTAGCCAAGCAAGGGCAATACTCGACTAAGCCCAATCCGAATGTGGGCTGTGTCATTGTGCAACATGGACAGATTGTGGGTGAAGGTTTTCATCCGCAAGCGGGACAGCCGCATGCGGAAGTTTTTGCGCTGCGTGAAGCAGGCGCACGTGCTCAAGGAGCAACTGCCTATGTGACCTTAGAGCCTTGTGCGCACTATGGTCGCACGCCGCCTTGTGCCAAAGGTTTGGTTAAGGCAGGTATTGCCAAGGTGGTGGTGGCCTGTGCTGACCCTAATCCCTTGGTTGCAGGTAAAGGTATGGCCATCTTGCGTCAAGCCGGCATTGAGGTTGAACAGGGCGTGAGTGAAGAAGAGGCGAAACAGCTAAATTTAGGCTTTCTTAAAGCCATGGCAACCGGCATGCCCTATGTCCGCTTAAAGGTGGCATCGAGTTTAGATGGGCGTACCGCCATGGCATCGGGTGAATCGAAATGGATTACGGGAAGTGCTGCCCGTCAAGATGTGCAGCACTGGCGGGCACTATCGGGCGCTGTGATTACGGGTATTGATACTGTGCTTGCAGATGATTGTCGGCTGAATGTGCGTCATTTAGATGGCGTAGATTTGGCACATATTGTACAGCCTAAACGCGTGATTTTAGACCGTCACGGTCGTCTGCCTCTAAATGCTAAAATTTTACAACAGCCCGATACGGTCATGGTCATGGGACCATTTCGACGCGAACTTGCCAGCCTAGGCGTGATACAATTGGATGTTCAGTCTTTAAGCAGTTTATTGAAGACCTTAAATGATTTTCATATTTACGATGTTTTGGTTGAAGCGGGTGCGACACTTTCCAGTGCGTTTTTGCAGGAAAAATTAGTCGATGAAATGATCAGCTATGTTGCTCCGACCTTTCTAGGACAATCTGCACGTGCTATGTTCAATGCTGATTTTGTCACCATGGCAGAACAGCTTCGTTTTAAGCTCATCGAGGTTACTCAACTGGGTGACGACATTCGCTTAAAGCTCCTCCCTTCTCAAGAGTCAGTATGAATCCAGATTCTACGGTTTACCATAAACGTCGCCATGCAGCGCGTACTACAGATGAATACCTGTTCAACCAACTTGTACCGTATCTTGGAAATAAACGTCGCTTACTGCATTTGATTTTAGAAGCACTCGAGAGTACGGGCACCTTAAAGTTAAAAACCAAGGCAGGCCGTGCGCCAATTTTTGCCGATTTTTTTGCCGGCAGTGGTGTCGTTTCACGTTTAGCGCGTCAAAATGGTTATCGCGTGATTGCCAATGACTGGGAACCGTATAGCCATGCATTAAATAATGCGATTTTGTCGTGTACTGATGCACCGCCTTTTAAAGAATTAGGCGGCTATCAAAAAGCCATCGATTATTTAAACCGCTTGCCTGAAGTTAAAGGTTGGGTCACCCATAACCTTTGTCCGCGAAATGACGAAATTTATGATCCAGCAAAAGATCGTCTGTTCTTTAAACGCCGTAATGGAATGCGTATTGATGCCATGCGTCAGCAGATTGCAGCATGGCAAGCGCAGGGCGCAATTGATGATGTTGAAATGAGTGCTTTACTGGCGCCACTTTTATATTCAGCCAGTTTTGTCAGTAACACCAGTGGGGTGTTTAAAAGTTTCCATCATGGTTGGGGCGGTAGAACTCAAACAGCTTTAGAGCGAATTGAATCGCTGCTTTGGTTATCACCGAGCCGTTTCTGTGAGTTGGGTGAGCCTAAAGTGCCTATGGCGGAAATGTGGTGTGTCGATGCACAGCATCTTGCCAATCAAATGAGTGGTTTTGAAGTAGATGTGGCGTATTTAGATCCGCCGTATAACCAACATGCCTACAGCAGTAATTATCATGTCTTAAATGCATTAACACTTTGGGATCAGAACGATCTACCGACGCCTGATACCAAGGGCTATAAAAGTGGGATTGATCGCGCATGGCGCAAAGAGCGCCCAAGTCCATATAACTCTGCCAAATACGCCAAAGAAGCCTATGAGAAATTATTAGGCACCATCAATGCACGTTATATTTTGACCAGTTATTCAACCGATGGAAATATCGAAGCGGGTGATTTGCTCAAAGCCAATTTGGAGCGTGGTCGTGTGACGTTGTTAACCCAAGATGTGCCGCGTTACCGCGTAAGTAAACAGCGTCAATCTGAGCGTGCACGTGTGCTTGAGTTTATTGTGATTACCGATACTCATGCCAAATCAGGTCCACCCATTCGTCAGCTTTTAGGACAGTTGCATCATTATGCTGAGTTGGGTGGTGTAGATACGACAGGTGTCGCAACCCAATTAGATCTGTGGTGAGTTTTGAAAAAATGAACGGTTTTATATCTATCCTGAATATGTAGTACGTTTAAGAGTGATTTATGTCTCTGCATAGCCGAATGCGAAAGTGACCGGGTTTTGGATTGCTAAAAGCCAATGAGTTAAGCACTATGAGCAATGATATGTTTACAGTTTGAATGCTGTATATTGCGATCATTGATTCAGATTAAAAAGTAAAAAGGTTAGCCAAATGTTTACAGGCATTATTGAAAGTGTAGGGCAAGTATTGAGCCTTCAAAGCGTGGGCGGTGATATTCGTCTACGGATTCAAAGCAATTTGGATATGTCGGATGTGCACTTGGGTGACTCAATTGCGACCAATGGCATTTGTTTAACGGTGATTGAATGGGGTGACAACTGGTACGCAGCAGATGTATCGCGTGAAAGTTTAAATCGTTCGACTCTGGGGCAGTGGAAAGTCGGTCAGCCTGTCAATGTAGAAAAAGCCATGCTTCCCACCACACGCTTTGGTGGACACATTGTCAGTGGTCATGTCGATGCTGTCGGTGAAATTACCGTGGTGCGCGCAGATGCACGCTCACTGTATTTTGAAGTGACCGCACCGGCTGAGATTGCCAAATACTTAGCTGAAAAAGGTTCAATCACAGTCGATGGCATTAGTCTGACCATTAACCACCTCCGTGGCAATGTGCTGAGCTTAAATTTGATTCCGCATACTGCGGAAAGAACTAATATTGGCACATGGCAAACTGGCACAAAAGTAAATCTTGAAGTGGATATCTTAGCGCGTTATATCGAGCGTTTATTATTAGGTGATAAGGCCGCTGAACACAAACCTGAGTCAAAGCTCAGTATGGAATTTTTAGCCAAAAATGGCTTTTTAAGATAAAAACAGACTAAAATACCGAACAGCCTAATTTATTAGGCTGTTTTATTTTTGATACCTTGAAATATAGATCCATGGAGTCGAGGAACAACATGCTGCGGAAAATCTGCCAATGATTGATTTTTTACTCCATTTAGAACAGATGTTACCCAGTCTATTAGACAGCTATGGTCTATGGATTTACGCCATTTTATTTCTGATTATTCTGTTGGAAAATGGCTCGGTGTTCATGTTTTTTCTGCCGGGCGACAGTTTGTTGATCACCATTGGCGCGCTGTGCTCGACCACAGAATTGATTCATTTGCATTACATGGATATCTTACTTTTTATTGCTTCAATATTGGGTTATATCTTAAATTACTATACGGGCCGTGCATTAGGCTTAAAATTTTTTAGTCAGCATTCATGTTGGTTTAAAACCGAATACGTGCAAAAAACCACAGACTATTTTGAAAAGCATGGTGGTAAAACCATTTTGATGGCGCGCTTCATTCCTTTTGTTCGCTCATTTGCACCTTTTGCAGCAGGCTCAGGTTACATGCGCTATCCAAGTTTTATGTTGTATAACGTGATAGGCGCTTGGATTTGGATTAGCTTACTGTTAGGCATAGGCTATGGCATGGGCAATTTATT
This genomic window from Acinetobacter sp. TGL-Y2 contains:
- the nrdR gene encoding transcriptional regulator NrdR gives rise to the protein MHCPFCNAADSKVIDSRLAAEGCQIRRRRECIGCSERFTTFESFEVVMPRVTKSNGKNEPYDEAKLRRSLMHALQKRPITQEQIETVLSDIQLQIRRLGERDVRSRTIGEIVMQSLFALDHVAYVRFASVYQDFQDVEAFRRQIEQMQHRGQEH
- the ribD gene encoding bifunctional diaminohydroxyphosphoribosylaminopyrimidine deaminase/5-amino-6-(5-phosphoribosylamino)uracil reductase RibD, which produces MSEFDQASRAQDQAWMNRAITLAKQGQYSTKPNPNVGCVIVQHGQIVGEGFHPQAGQPHAEVFALREAGARAQGATAYVTLEPCAHYGRTPPCAKGLVKAGIAKVVVACADPNPLVAGKGMAILRQAGIEVEQGVSEEEAKQLNLGFLKAMATGMPYVRLKVASSLDGRTAMASGESKWITGSAARQDVQHWRALSGAVITGIDTVLADDCRLNVRHLDGVDLAHIVQPKRVILDRHGRLPLNAKILQQPDTVMVMGPFRRELASLGVIQLDVQSLSSLLKTLNDFHIYDVLVEAGATLSSAFLQEKLVDEMISYVAPTFLGQSARAMFNADFVTMAEQLRFKLIEVTQLGDDIRLKLLPSQESV
- a CDS encoding DNA adenine methylase, with protein sequence MNPDSTVYHKRRHAARTTDEYLFNQLVPYLGNKRRLLHLILEALESTGTLKLKTKAGRAPIFADFFAGSGVVSRLARQNGYRVIANDWEPYSHALNNAILSCTDAPPFKELGGYQKAIDYLNRLPEVKGWVTHNLCPRNDEIYDPAKDRLFFKRRNGMRIDAMRQQIAAWQAQGAIDDVEMSALLAPLLYSASFVSNTSGVFKSFHHGWGGRTQTALERIESLLWLSPSRFCELGEPKVPMAEMWCVDAQHLANQMSGFEVDVAYLDPPYNQHAYSSNYHVLNALTLWDQNDLPTPDTKGYKSGIDRAWRKERPSPYNSAKYAKEAYEKLLGTINARYILTSYSTDGNIEAGDLLKANLERGRVTLLTQDVPRYRVSKQRQSERARVLEFIVITDTHAKSGPPIRQLLGQLHHYAELGGVDTTGVATQLDLW
- a CDS encoding riboflavin synthase; translated protein: MFTGIIESVGQVLSLQSVGGDIRLRIQSNLDMSDVHLGDSIATNGICLTVIEWGDNWYAADVSRESLNRSTLGQWKVGQPVNVEKAMLPTTRFGGHIVSGHVDAVGEITVVRADARSLYFEVTAPAEIAKYLAEKGSITVDGISLTINHLRGNVLSLNLIPHTAERTNIGTWQTGTKVNLEVDILARYIERLLLGDKAAEHKPESKLSMEFLAKNGFLR
- a CDS encoding VTT domain-containing protein; protein product: MIDFLLHLEQMLPSLLDSYGLWIYAILFLIILLENGSVFMFFLPGDSLLITIGALCSTTELIHLHYMDILLFIASILGYILNYYTGRALGLKFFSQHSCWFKTEYVQKTTDYFEKHGGKTILMARFIPFVRSFAPFAAGSGYMRYPSFMLYNVIGAWIWISLLLGIGYGMGNLFSSVLNFFSR